In Tachypleus tridentatus isolate NWPU-2018 chromosome 7, ASM421037v1, whole genome shotgun sequence, a genomic segment contains:
- the LOC143255241 gene encoding coagulogen-like has translation MEKIQICIFVLFGMLMVASSGDINAPICLCDEPENIGIIGRNQGVTSEVQAKIENDLEQALKLNGTKQDEASISGRGNSRLWRILQLSNECGTHTCRFGSNIHRCDYLPPFINDCDVTVKKCTPRFAYNTHGNLKIVVQASIAGFTQCLWQYKCRYGPQECGLGGNVCTQNRQPVRLLSFDLETQNFYCEDFYQCCGCPCGH, from the exons ATGGAAAAG ATTCAGATTTGTATTTTTGTCCTCTTTGGGATGCTGATGGTTGCTTCATCCGGTGATATTAATGCACCGATATGTCTATGCGATGAACCGGAAAATATTGGGATTATTGGGAGAAATCAGGGAGTTACATCGGAAGTTCAAGC CAAAATTGAAAACGACCTTGAACAAGCACTTAAGTTGAACGGCACCAAACAGGATGAAGCTAGTATTTCTGGAAGAGGAAATTCACGTCTGTGGCGTATACTACAACTTTCGAATGAGTGTGGCACTCATACCTGCCGATTCGG ATCAAACATCCATCGCTGTGACTACTTACCTCC GTTCATAAACGACTGCGACGTGACTGTTAAAAAATGTACTCCAAGGTTCGCTTATAATACTCATGGAAATCTGAAAATCGTTGTTCAGGCTTCGATTGCAGGTTTTACTCAGTGTTTGTGGCAATACAAGTGTCG tTATGGACCACAGGAATGTGGATTGGGAGGAAATGTTTGTACCCAAAACAGGCAGCCTGTTCGTTTGCTGTCTTTTGATTTGGAGACTCAAAACTTCTACTGTGAAGATTTCTATCAGTGCTGCGGCTGCCCCTGTGGACACTAG